The window tatatatatatatatatatatatatatgtatatatatatatatatgtatatatatatatatatatatatatatatatgtatatatatatatatatgtatatatatatatatatatgtatatatatatatatatatatatgtatatatatatatatatgtatatatatatatatatatatgtatatatatatatatatatatatatatatatatatatatatatatatatatatatatatatatatatatatatatatatatatatatatatatatatatatatatatatatatatatatatatatatatatatatatatatatatatatatgaggcttcatttaaGGATTACTACTGTAACACTTCTcataattttctctcttcttgcattaagatctagtattcatAAAGTGTTGTAaaacttagttcatctaactctttcaTTTATAATAGGTTTTAGAGTTAAAAAAGTTGGAACTTTTGATTATAATTACACTTAAGCTTgcaatactttttaaagtatttaattttttttctcttttgtgagattgAGATTTGTACTTTTATTAAGAGAACTTGTAGGACGTTTTTCAAGGGAAAGAACGTGgagagagaagatagagagatcttcattttatatttcggattatgttatttgaTTCGGCTAAAATCAGCACTTATATCcgcaatgttttttatattatttaaattttattttaaagtcgaTTTAAATCGGGTTCAATTTCAAATTCGGATAAATATCGGATCATCGGGTCTATCACCTCTAAAGAGTAGTATTTATGATTTACAACTAGTGCAGTTGATTATATAGTATagtgtgtttttttaaaaatgttgtgTAGCTATCctattaataattttgaaatgacTAAAATACTAGGCAAATGAAACTCTTAACAATTCCAAATGTGTCGAGTAGCTATCCCAACGGATCGATTATTGTTTATGAATTatgtaataatccaaaatacttgataattaaatatttgtcaTACTTTACTTTTTTCATTCGTTACaaaatacttgttacattacTGTATAtgtcataaaattaatttataaattgttcTATTTATCCCTACTTTGTTCCTAATTCATACATCATTAACTCTAACAAATTTGTTCTTATTTAAGGACAACAATGATATTATGTTATCAactaattatttcttaaatatttgtGTCAATATGAAATGATACAAGTATTATAGAACGAAGGTAGTAGTTCATTTGGTTCATGGAATGCAAATCATATGTAAACTGTAATATTAGTGTGATACATTTTCagaaaaaatcaaattactACTTTTGTTTCACTAAATTTGctgttttttccttttaaattcgTTCTAAAAAATTTGCTCCTTTTTAGATTTGGTAATGACTTACATTCTTTCTTTAAGTATTATTCTAATACCTTTTAATAATAGCCACACAATTCTCCTACTAtcctaaaatatatatttttattccaCTTTTTAAGTTTTGCCACCAAATGCGCATGAGGGAAATTTCTTTCGTATTCATAATTATTTGTTAGTGAcaaatgataattattatttataattatttattagtgacAATCATATTTCATTTAAAGGAATATATTATAGTGTACTTTCaccaaaatattagaaattTGATATCCATGATTTCTTTCATATTCAAAGTTGTTTAGTGAGaaatttattaacaataactttatttctaaatatttccaaatttattaatattttatgcaTGTACAATTGTCTTACTTTAGTAATATCAAATATCAATTTGAAATGGAAGATCAAAATCTACCTAAACGTTGTAGAGGGAGGCTATGCAAACAAAAAAACACGCAACAAAATATTGATGACCTCCTGTGATCATATTGATGACCTCACGTGTATCACTTAAGAcgtcttttcttttttcatccTTTGGGGGTTTATGCCTTAGACGGTATTCTTTCCTGTTCAGAAACCTCCCTAGTTTCCGCTCCTTGGCCATTTGATGCAAAATACGTTTAAGCTCTCTGCATTGTGTCAGAGTGTGCCCGTATTCCTGGTGGTAATCACACCATAAGTTATAGTTGCGGTGATCCGATGGTGTGGTGGTAGGTGGAGGTGCAGGAATTGCATCTTAGATGGCATAGAAGATGTTTCTCCTATTTCTATTAAAACGAGAATCTTCTCCCCCGTGCCTTAGGTTCTTTGCTCGAGATTCTTCCTCTATGACATAGAATTGTCTGGATCTAGGGGGCCCATCTCGGAAGGAGGGCCTTGCTGACGGGAGGGGGGGGGATAACCTTTGTCTTTTCTTGCTTGGGGTTCTTCCTTGTGAACCCTATGTGGATTACTTGGTCCTTGCTTCCTTTTATCGTGCTTCTGCTTCTTGGTATCATGTGCATGACATATTTTACAAGTAGTGACATAGCTTTGACATTATCTCATAGCCTCCGCATATGTCTTCACTTGATTCTCTATGAGCTGGAATTTTAGTTTCGGAGTTCGCATTCCATTTATCAGGGCATTAATGGCAACTGAATCTTCCAAGTCAATGACTTCCAAAACAACCTCTTGAAACTTTTTCAAGTAGGTGGCTACATATTCTCCCTCTTATTGTATGATACTTAACAAGTGGAAGTTGGATTTCTCTTGTCGTTTGGAAGCCACATGGCCTCCAAATGGGCAAATGTATGGATGCTCCCAGCTGGTAGCGATGTGTGCCAATTTAAAGCGACACCACTCAAAGTGGTAGGGAAAAATTTACACAACAAAGCCTGGTTGGTGGTGtacatcaacatcaacaaagCCTGTTGATGGGGGGTAGCGGCATTGACGCTGACAATGGCACGAAGTTGTTCAGTGTAAGAAGTAGTGAGATTTTGTGCCAGCATGTCCatatcacggcgagtcacgacTTGATTGTTGGCCTGACCCgtggaagtgtctgtatctgtgctgtgCAATGTAGTGGCTTGTGTAGGATTCCTCTTGGGAGCCATGGATTTTTGTTCAAGAGCTTATTAAACGATTCCCACAGTCAACGCCAAACtatttcggtgatgaaacgaggaagtgtaagagacacttgaaatacctggaGTAGAAGTGTTATCAAAATCAACGATCAACGGTCAACGAAGTGGAAGTGAGATATAACCCTTCCGTGGAGGTAACATGAAGTCctacaacacaacacgttagccttgctcgggggtgatctcccggaaagctcctccgacgctcaagtcagatcagAGATGagagatcaatgaataaatgataataaatgtAGATATCAGGATAGTGGTTGTTTATATTTTGGTGTATTGATGAAGATGGTGAGTAGAGATTTTGGCAGAGTTTCGGTatggtattatttctctttttcacAAATGGTGATGCTAGCTTTTATTTATAAGGATTGCAGAGAGTATGTTGGACTTCATGGGTATCATGGCAGTTGATAGGAGGGTATGGTTAATTACTGTGATGAAtgggtagtttttttttaaggttttaggaAGTTACTTACTTGTTGGTTAAGCATATCGAACAGAATGTCATAAAAGCCCCTTCACTAAGAGTCCAGGTCAACGGTAGGTCAAAGGGGAATCAGGTAGTTTCACCatgataattattaaataaataaacaattaaatgttaCCATAACAGGAACAAAAATGAAATATATGCACTTAAAATATCCAATTTGGACCCGCATAAAATAGTAGGTTTCTTAGTTAAAACCATTTGACAATCTAACTCAAAGTTTGATGCTTTATTAATTACATAAAGTTTGATGAATGTTCTTAATGAGCTGGAAtggagttatgaaggttgaAGGAAGTTAATATTATGTAACTAAGATCAAAGAAGGGAGAGAGAAATGGGTTAATCTAAAATCTACATGATTTACAGATTGCAGGTCATCCTTCAATGCTATGAGCAATTATACCCATTAGatgagtttatttaaaaatgattaataggTCAGTTTACTTATAGcggatgaaaatataaaataaataatcaattttaacaaaaaaatgagCTTCAgataaacttaattccaaaaataagcgtcttcatGTTTGAGCCTAAGGTCAGGTTAGTTCGCAATTACTAATAGCAAACAAAATAATTggttaaaaaagtcaaaattgtttgtttgcaGTTTATAACTGAGaacaaaaaaagacaatatCATAAAAATGgaatagacaaaaaaaataaaataaaaacatgtATGTTCGCGGTTACTAATTGCAAACAaacataattttcattttttgtctCTTTTATCAGTATGACATTGTCTCCATTTTGTTCGTAGTTAATTACTGCGAACagtcaattttgaattttttttgaccaatgtttttgttcgctgttagtattCGCGAACTAACCTGACCTTAGGCTCGGATATGAAAatacttatttttggaattaagtttattttttttgttaacattGATTATTTGTTTCACATTTTCTAGGGGAtaggtagaggtgttcattcgggtcatcaggTCGGTTTCAGACGGGTTtcattcggttcggttgtatttcggatcagttatatttcggatgcgtgttacgacgagtcatactcgggtcgggtgggttagtcacggttcagttgaagatcggttatacgagctatcgggttagcatcaatTCGGTGTAGGTTGAAGTTCGtatcgagtttcaatcggtctcgggttgtcttcggttaataattggtttggttttaccgggtacagatcgggttcgggtatttttcaagtagagtTCGGCTACAAattacgaattactaattactatcgatcgagtcagtatcagattaagttgttagtcattttttaattgatgataaggttccctttacttaaagcaaaatacttaaaatgcaaatcaattagtgatcattattacattgttacttttatttgtttgaccgaaaattaaaattataaagtaactatcaattttcatctaattcgatcaaaagtagttaaataaacattgatcattgattattaactctaaatatatgaaaccatgcttttataaaatttattttattagaatatttatcactttattagaataactaataagaagATTGAATATGAGTTGATCATATTTCTATGTAAAGATTTAGTTCAGATTTACAACAGTTCGATCTAAACATCGtttgggttaagtcggttttagccggatcaatttcagtttcgagcatgattcgggtcggtcattattaggttcagGTAATCTTGGTTAACAGTTATGTGTCAgttacaaaaatcggttacagctcgggttcatttttcccattttcggttgtcaaccggttcgggtataaCTTGGGTCGGTTaatatcggttcgataaacttaaaaaaagaacACATTTTCGAGTCGGTTTAATTTTGATTTCGGCAAGATCAATTAATAAGCCCTAGATAACTTCACGCATATGACGAAGTCTGTAGGAGACTTGAAAAATCCCTAGTCCTCTTTATTTGTCCAACAAATCAGGAAAGAGGCGCAGGCGCCGACTGCTTCTTCAGTTCGCCGTCTTCATTTTAGCCTCTTTATTTGCCCTCAACCCCTCAAGGCTCAACGGTaacatcttttgttttttttcgttCTTTGTACTGTGTTTGATATATGGTTTTTATTTCTTCTAGTTTTTATTTCTTGTATTTCTAATTTTCTTCGATTTTATTGTGTTCTATCATTGTATTTCGTTCTTATGGTTCTTCGACTTTATTGTGTTCCATTTTATTGTCTTCTTTTATGGTTCGATTTTTTATGTTCGATTCACTGATCTTCATTGTGGTTCTTTTAAATCCTGGATTTTACTGGTTGTTTGTGTTTGGCTAGGTCTTTTATTGTAATGCAtgtgattttgtgggttttataAGGGGTTTTTGGAGGATTAAGTTTGTTAGaaatttctttttcttgttttttctcATATTAGAGTTTTATTTAACTGTTGTTTTGCTTCTTAATTTTAGGGGTACTTGATTATGTGAAGAAATTCTTAAAGATAAATGTTTATTGGTTTTGTATGAAAGTACATTTGTTGGCAAATAGATACTGGCATGCTTGTAAATGATATGAAAGCCTTACTTGTCTTCGAATCTCCTCGGTTTCTCTAGGATTGGTTCCATAGGCGGGTTTTTTAGGTAGCATGGCTCCATGAATAAAAGATCAGTCTTGTATTGAATATCTCTTGGAGGGGGAATTCTTGGGGGAGTTTTTGTAGGAGAGACTTCTTGGAACTCTTCTAGTAAAGGGGTTAAAAGTGTgtggtttggtttggtttggttcTTAGGTTCTCTTCTTCATCGGAATTGGTAAGGATTAGATCTTTGTGGGGATTAAGTTCATGGTGCTCGGCTATGAGAAGGGTAGTTAAAGATAGGAGCGGTTCTAAGGAAGGAGTAGCATTCGGTTCTGGGTTTTCAGTTGGGGTCAAGGggttaagatttttttttgttattttttgtaaaGGTGTAGGTGTTATGGTAACCATCATGAACGACTCGACAATCAAAGAGCCATGGTCGCTCTAGAAGGATGTGGCAAGCATCCATCAACACAATGTCACACAAGAGTTCTTCAATATAGGAGTTACCAATTGAAAAGCAAACACGGGTTTGGTGAGTGACCTTAAGGCCGTTGTTTTGGTTCAACCATTGTCTGGTATAAGGGTGGGGGTGAGGTATGGTTTTTGGTTTTAGTTTGGACACAAGTGTTTGGGATGCTAGATTGGTACAGCTACCaccatcaatgatcaaggaGCAAATCTTTCTCTTGATAGTACACTTCGTTAGAAAGATTGATTCACATTGGGTTTCCATCTCCTAAGACAATGTCGATTCAAGTTTGTATCCAAGGAAAAGCTGGCTCTGAGTCCAATCTGTGTTGTAAGATCGCCTATAACTTAGGGGTTCTTACAATCTctttaacaatgaacaaggaaagaaCGATGAAGGGGATGAGAGGGTGAATGTCGAATGGAAAGGAGGGacaaatttttgttatttttgtgtGATTTTCGAACAAAAATAAGAGGAAATGATAATGGCTTAACTCAATACTCACTATAAATCCATGTAGCAAGTAAAGAGGCTCTTAAGGCACAAGTGTAGGTGCCATTTACACTAAGCATAAGGACTTTTGCAAATATGACTCTAATCCAAGAATCATacaaatgagaatttgaaacaaaGCTATTTCGGGTTTTCTTTATCATAAATTCACTGAATAAAATGGAGTGCAAtctgaaatatatataaagaaaagCAAAAAACGAAAAATAACTACTAAAATAAACTAAGGAAACTGTGAGGGGAGAACCGGCCACAAGCATTTGGTGGTTACCAAAAGTGGCCGGTTGGTAACCACTTGGTAACCGCATTCTATGTGCACCATTTGCGAGTAACTCCTTGCGTAACTTCCGTCCCATGATTTCCTACTTATAAAAACCGAAAATAACTACTAGTAACTTATAAAAATcgaaaataactaataaaaaactaACTATAACTTCTAGtaattattactaatttaaTCAACTTACATAAGATAACTACCTAGCCAAATTGGACTAACAATTAAACTAAGTAATTAAAAACACAAGTCGTGGGCCTTAGTTGTTTGAAACCACATTGCACATTTTTGGTGATCAATTGCACAAGCTCGTTCTCTTTAGTTTCGTCCCGATGGATGTGCCAACACTAGAACACACTTTGTACACTTATTTGAACTAGGCATATAcacttgttttgcatgaaattcaACCTTAATTCGAAATAACAAGTCACTAACTTCAAGACTAAAATGAACTAATAAGCTTGTCTAAATAATATTGACATAAACTACTAACCAGTGaaacataaacacataatcaacAAATATAAGGTGAAAGGTTGTATAACCATCGACATGAAGGTAAGTACAAGATGTCGTAACTTAACTAGGACATGTACATAATAATAGCTTTAACGCTACCCATAATTTGCAACATCTGCTTCTATAACCGTCATTCATGCtcaaaatttcaattattaaCATGTCCTTTGTTAAGTCACAACAAATCCATTATAAAAATCCATTACAATCATCGCAAAGGTCATAGGCATAAGCATGTGAATTTCACGtgcaataataatcaaaatgtattaatatataaaatgcaCCTAACCATGTCTACCCATAAAATGTAttaattttggcagcatctgcctttaAATTGGACGcactaaaagaaataaacaagtaataaaacataataaagaaAAGACATCAACAACCTTGTAACAAAAATCACGGCGGAATTATTATCGCATAATCCTTTGTCGACTATCTAAGCATGGATCTTGGTTCCCATGTAAACACTTGGGTTTTCAAAAACACAACCAAACTTTACAAGTCATTCAAGCTTAATTAACGAAATATAAATGGTTGTATGATCTAAACCTTTGCAGCGAAACGGATTACATTAAAGAGAGGGCATGTGCCTCAAACCAAAAATGTAAactatttaaatgaaaagaaactaCGTGTAgcgtcaaaaaaaaataatattgcaCACTTCAAGGTTCTCACTCATTTTCTCCGTATGCATTGCAAAGAATCTCCATAACCTGCAATATCTATCTATGATATCCTTGCTGCTCAACGTGAGATCGTAGACCAACGTGTGATAAAAAGGCCATCAAAGACGAGCCATcaacaaagaaaagaaaaagtaaactTCAGTTACTAACaacatattataaatatatatatatatatatatatatatatatatatatatatatacacatacatatacatatatatacacatacatatacatatatatatatatatacatatatttatatatatatatacatatatatatatatatatatacatatatatatatatatatatatatatatatatatatatatatatatatttatacatacatacatatacatatatatatacatacatatatatatatatacatacatacatatacatatacatatatatatatatatatatatatatatatatatatatatacatacatacatatatatatatatatatatatatatatatacatatatatatatatatatacatatacatatatatctatatatattacatatatatatatatatatatatatatattacatatatatatatatattacatatatatatatatatattacatatatatatatatattacatatatatatatatatatatatatatatatatatatatatatatatatatatatatttataatatgttGTTAGTAACTGGAGAAATGCCAGTTCTTTTCAACATTTGTGGTGTTTTTAGGGTTCATcattgtaacacccgaatttcctcccttcctttaCGATTCTGGTTttgtttaaggggttggaaattcagctgaatttccaaccccttaaacgaaaccagaatcgtgaagaaagggaggaaattcgggtgttacaatcATTTCGGACCAAGGGATCAAGGTGGATGAATAGAGagtccatatatatatatatatttataatatgttGTTAGTAACTGGAGAAATGCCAATTCTTTTCAACATTTGTGGTGTTTTTAGGGTTCATcattgtaacacccgaatttcctcccttcctttacgattctggtttcgtttaaggggtttgAAATTcagctgaatttccaaccctttaaatgaaaccaaaatcgtgaaggaagggagaaaattcgggtgttacaatcATTTCGGACCAAGGGATCCAGGTGGATGAAAAGAAAGTCCAAGCCATTCGAGAATGGTAGTCGCCTTCTAGCATCACACAAATTCATAGATTTCGCGGCCTTGCTTCCTTTTATCCTGGATTTGTATATAATGCACATCCATTACCATAATGGTAAGTTGGGTGTCTCGATTAGTAGCAATCACTTGAGCTCAAGCCTTGtgacaataatattttataactgatttgttttttgaaaaatcaatGCTATAGCCTCGTGCGTTACTTCCTCAGTTTCCTCCTTCGCTCCTCACAAATTCTGTTCTAACCTAAGTCCTGAAACCTTCATCCACCGTGCCGTCAGCCTTTATTTCCACTCCCTTCGTCAGCCGGCAGCCACTAAACTGCCGCAGACGCCAGCCCCAGTAGGTAGCCACGTCCCACCACCTTCAAAGtatatctatttttttcttcatcttgtttCTTTCCTTGAATGTTTTAATTTCAATTGTTAATTGGTTatagattttttatttctttgaatgttaattgttaaacattgtttgttgactttgttcattcatgattgatGATTATACAATACCTCAAACCATATTTGTTaatcaatttagggtttttagtttaattggtgctaaatttctaaatttagggtttcatatttaatttcttGGAATTTATTACAGTTTTAGTTGATTAGTAATTTcattattcaattaattaaggtaatttgtttgaattttttgaaatgttggataattgatttagggtttttgactATACATTTTCAAATGGTGGATTAGTTGTGAGGGGTTTTTGCCTATCTAGGATGAGGGTAATAGCAAAGTGGTCATAGGAAGGCGGTAAATACTTGGGCATCACAGAATAGGGTGTGCCTTGgcttcttcaatttttttttttaaattcttttgcGTAGTTTGATTTTGGCTAGTAGCTTACATAATCAAAGAATAGAAAAGCAACATTTTTCGAATAACCTTACTTCTTTTCTAGCCAAACCTGTTCCAAGCGAAATATTTCAGATGTTATGGATGTTTCCGGAATCCACTGATTCTCAAGAACAAATGCCAATTTATGGACTACCATTGATTTCAGttaatacttttatttatatGGCTATATGGGTTgtgttaattattaaatatgtgAATTCCTTGTGTAGTTGATTAAAGGCTATGTTAAGTAATGTTTAGTTCCTTGATTGAATATGACATCACTTTGTGCTGCTCATTCATGTTAGCATGTAGAATGTTAAGAAAGGACTTGTATAGAAAATGTTTATCTAGTCAGGGACTTAATTACATGTGGAATCAATATTTGTGTTGGGTAATTATTTAATTGGCTaatgcattataaaaaatataattggcTAGTTGAAACCAATATTTTAATTGAATGTGTTTTGTGTTGGAATTAATATTTTGAAAGTGATTTGTTATAAAATTTGTCATATGAAATAGTTATTGCGTTGTTTTCAAGATATGAGAGCTAGGCATGGACAATACATTAATAAAACACTcttaaatgtaattttatttttatttaaaatgttgacagtatttgatttttttttctggatCTGCCATTGGCCTCCTTAGATTAGTCTGAACTGTGAAGACATTATAGAAAGCCTTTATGCTTAAATTCTTCgctttgcaattgttttccaagTGAAATAATTCTATATCATCAACTTATGTAGTTTAATCATATTTGATTCTTGAAATTTGCTAGTCCCTTCGTACCTAAGAGATTGCAACACAAACACATGTCACAAGTATTAAGAAATTGATAGGGACTATGTGAGTGAACTAAAAGTGAGAGAAAATGAAAGATATGCgaataaaaatttaagaaagTTGTGGGACACTACGTAAAATAGAAATGTGTAAAGTCAAAGGCactgaataaaataaaatgtgtgGTAATCTCTTAAAGACAAATGGACATTGGGATTATATAAGAAATGGAGTATCTTCAGTTGATAATTAGTGGTAAAATAGACTCATTTGCAAGAGAAATTATGTGCAACCGTTCTTTGTTGTATGTAGTTTGTAACTCCTTAGCAATTAAAATCAAGAATACAAATTCTTCATTGTTATGGAAATCAATGCATTGCAAAATGATTTTAAGTAATATAGTTTTTGcataaaaagctaaaaaatgaACTTCAAAAAATACTTCAAGAAACAATTGAAAATTCGGCGTACACATTATGCTTAATAATTACGATGTTGAAcgtaatttttgaaaatttaaatcattgacatcatttgtttttttgttggATTTGTCCTTGCAAAGTCCTCACTTTGAATATTTGATAGTTTAATTGTGGACAACACTTGCTTTTTTCCTAGATCCGTCATTATATCTAGTTACTGGGCCCCTTggtattaagttgtgatttccAAGACAAGTATTTTTCTTTGCATTACTCATCATACCAGGTTTATGACACATTCAACAAAACTAATATGAGAAGATTCCCTTAATAGAAGGTATTAAAGTGAGTAAAACCGACTGTAGGGTTTCATATGAGAAGAGGGCTAATAGTTAAATTGTttcacttaattttttagaagaTGTCTAGTAGCTGATTTATTTTGCTCTTGTGTATTATTCTTTTGTAGAGAATTTTTCTTAGAAGTTTTTGAATTGCTCTTGTGCTTAGGATATTGTCGTTGCTCATTACACTATTTGGATAGCAATTAGTATGATTTTTAGGTATATTTGTTGGAAGATTTAGTTATAAGTATGTTTAAAGATCAGTGCGTTGGCTCTTTATGTGCATAATTATCTTCAAGTTTGATCAATGGAGTCTACCTGATCttgtattaatattttgttgagtctcaatttttttcttgcattcaTCATATAAATTGATCTTTGAATCTAATAGACGTTTGGATGTCAAAGTACATATTGAtgtttactttgggtacttGATTTGAATGAATGTTTGATATCCTTCATGATGCAGGAAATGGATGTAACTGCCATTGAATCAAAAAAGGGAAGTCCTTCACAGTCTGAAAAAAATGGTAATACTGTGTATTTATGAGTTTGTTTCGTTTCCCATCAGGAATTATTTAAAAGTCTGTATCTTTGCTAGAAATCAATGCTCGGGCAGATGCTGTGTGGCAGCAAATGGATAAAGGAGTATCGTCCAGGACATTGAAATCCATTGTAAACAAACGTAATTCAATTGGAAATAGAAAACCACTGACAGTTTCTAATGTAagactttttaaaattaaaatcttattttttttttttggtttgggaGGAAGGAAGGAAGAGCTTGTGTGTGCGTGACAATTTCTTATGAATGAAGTCAAGGAGACAGCAGGTGACAAACCCTTTCTTAAATATACGTATAGTAGAAGGGCGCGAAGAATTAATAAGTAGCTATGTTAGGTGAAGCTGTTAGTCTTTTTGGGTTTTTGTAGGTTACCAGTTAATTGTTGTAGAAGCCTATTAGGCAGTTTAGGGGACAGGAGTGGGCGTGTTGAAAAATATATTGTAAAGCATAAAACGCTTGGAGTTGGGAAACTCAAATCATCCACTCTTGTAATAAGCTTTCATTGAGGAAATAAACAGAGGAAATTCAGAATATAATATCTCTTGATTTTCTTGATTGTTCTTGATTAATATTGCAACTCAGCTGGTGTTTGAACCCAGCCTTTACGACACAATGCTTAAATCTTGACCATTTTCTCCTTGTTGCAGAGATGGATGTCATTATTGGGATTGGGTTcaaagaaaatagaagttacTAAGTCATCTTTGGAAACAAAGTGCAATACTGTTGCACTGAAGGGAGACGATGATGAAGCTAAGAAGCTTGCTGCTGCTGCTCTCAAACTAGCAAGAAATGTTGATGCTTCCTCTGCATTGAACACGAGCAAAATTGA of the Amaranthus tricolor cultivar Red isolate AtriRed21 chromosome 6, ASM2621246v1, whole genome shotgun sequence genome contains:
- the LOC130814554 gene encoding uncharacterized protein LOC130814554; protein product: MDVTAIESKKGSPSQSEKNEINARADAVWQQMDKGVSSRTLKSIVNKRNSIGNRKPLTVSNRWMSLLGLGSKKIEVTKSSLETKCNTVALKGDDDEAKKLAAAALKLARNVDASSALNTSKIEVTEIRDFAGEEIEVKKLVDASSKEAARTNTSAVDAVLEQIKKKPKLNLLDKTKKDWGEFKEENKDYEEELDAYKKSSNQYLDKVSFLQRTDYREFERERDARLAQQAKRRTDMRENP